gaataattatgtaaattTCACTCGGTTACTGCcacaaagctactgtatggcttcagaagacttggaatatagtgcaaaaaTCAAATATAGCATATCGaccaattttatgatacttttgaatCTTGAAatcctcagtccccattcactgtaactgcatggaaaagagtgaccaaTACAAACGTTCacaatatctttgtgttccacgaaagtaaataatgacagaattttcatttttgggtgaaatatccctttaagcgtACTtctgaaaaaagagaatgatCTCCCAAATATAATTTCTCCCCTCTCGGCCAGTGCACAGCCTCACTTGATTGTCCGAGCACACATGGGTGCCTTCAACATGGAAGAACGTGACAAGCTGCATTGATTTCTCTGGATATTCACAACTAGGAACAGGAGGGAAAGGGAGTCCTTCAGGTCTTTCATGTTAACCAGAATACAGCCTCCTGTACCCTGATACCAGGCCCTAGCCTCAGAGTCTATACTACTATAACCTGTCCGGTTAGGGGGTACTACATATACAATCACTCAGACTCTGTTGCATCAAAGTGCCATAAGAGATACTGCTCTGGGCACCCGTACCTCTGAACGTCCCATTCTTGGGGCCTCTGGTGGTGTGAGACCGAGTGCTCTGGAGGAAGCAGTGATTTTGTCTCTTCTAACATGGTCAGAGGAGTAGAGACAGGGGGTGAAATTGACATCCTACCAGAGGATCCAACTGAccattcaaacaaaaaaaaataaaaacaaaaacaggagtTATTCACTCTTTACATACACGCATTTGAagcatgcgtgcacacacaaactCAGGTTACAAATGCGAAAAAGGTCTAAGCTGTTCCAGTTGCACTTCAAGTGATATTCTTTCTTCTAGCAGGTCCTAAGAAGACACAATTGgaggaaaatacatttttagaggTTTGTTAAGGTTGCCTTGTAAAAACGGTGATGAAAGTCAGAGAAGGCTCACTATACCTTTAATTGCTGTTGTAATTCACTGTTGAGTCTGGCTAAAAcagtgtttgtttctttgtttcttcTAATGGAAGCTTGAATGGCCTTCTTATCCTTACCAATAGAGctgttttaaacaaaacatttagaGGAAGCACATGTAAAGACATAGAACTACTGTGAACATCATTGGGTAAACCTCACAGACAAATGTCATATTTCAaccccaaatcaaaagaaaacagaaaattaataaaaaaaatgacattcagCATAACATATGATTCAAAGTTTttggactatttatttatttatttatttattttgcattatgacattattttacaAACAATTATGTACATTTTCCCACTATATTCATTAATGATATGCAAAAAATCTAATTCTTATGgaaattttttttcattgcaccttattcatgaaacattagcagaacacatttctgtgtaaattgtttatactgtatgtaaattgtCTCATTCTGTTCAATGGAAATATTTAAGAAAGAATGGTCTTacgaacaattaaaaaaaaaaaaaaattgatatatatatatatatatatatatataatctcttaTCGTTTTCTTTTGATTcttggcttaaagggatagttcaccctaaaatgaaaattctcatcatttactcactctcatgccatcccagatgtgtgacttactttcttctgcagaacacaaatgaagatttttagaagaatatttcagctctgttggtcctcacaatgtaagtgaatggtgaccagaattcagaAGGTCCTAAAATTAGGGCTAGGTATTGCCAAAGACCTCCAGATTCGATATTACAACATTATTTCCTCGCCGGTTCGATATGTATTGCGATACTGCAATGCTGTAAGTTTTGCGATttaatgttttgatataaaaataacttcaacttctttttctcagaaagaaatgtctattgaagaacagttgtgtctgaaatgacaattgCTTTCACTCTGTTATatataatttgcaggtaaaagttagggatgtgcaaaactaccaatttaaaactaccaatGGACCAGTCAGTGCGTTTTCTGAGCTAGGTGACTAGTTAGTGcaaaggaacccatgtataaggctgcattatgtccatttgtattcaacaaataaatatatacaatatatcattttaacaaactaattttgttattttagaatataaaatataacatatactaCCATGATAGGCTATTACTATTAGgagcagtggtggcttggcgggtAAGGCTTTGGGTTATTGACTAGATGGTcatgggttcaagccccaacaccaccatgatgccactgttgggcccttgagcaaggcccttgaccccatctgctccaggggcgccgtatcatggctgaccctgtgctctgaccccagcttggggcagtggtggttcagcagttaaggctctgggttactgatcagaaggtcggggttcaagccccagcaccgccaagatgccactgttgggcccttgaccctatctgctccaggggcgctgtatcatggccttagcttagctgggatatgtgaaaaaaaaagaatttcactgtatatgtgcaaatgtataatgtgtgataatttaaaaaataattataattatcatttttgCAACATataaatggaggctaaagagtaaacttgttcaagaaccatttctgtggctgtactgaattatgacacacatgacaattcgCCTGGAGCCCCAATGTCTGCATGTTATTTGCATTATGCATCCTGAGATAGTCTGAGATCTtatgcagcattctcacagacaacactattcttacaaactgcttccagatgactgacagagaaaAAAAGTGAGAAATCACAATTTGCGCATGTTCCGCGAGACACAATCGCGCTGCGTGCGTTGGTGCCAAAGTGCAAATGAACTTctgaacagaaaagcaaaacagacACGCATCGCCAGCaattctttcgtctgttcttcaaaatacaaTCAGGTGTTTCCTCAAGCACACGTCTTTGTGTCTTACCCGCCAATGCGCATGAATACcctggctgttagattataaatactGTGGGGGTGAGACATACAGTATAGTTTACGCCATCCAACAGTTTGATAAGCCttttacagctaaactatttattaaagcagtgtcaggcagaatctgcagaatgacttttgacaaatactctccacaacacctcccaaacttttggattatgcataataacaggaacattgatcatAGCAGAGTCCGATAGGGAACAAACGGCActtgatggctgtagcagcggtgcattaaaggactaaacgtgaagaattaaagagacaaaacttttcagagagaaaacctgttagtgtggaactctgcacaaatatagctgcctatatttatctattaatcattgtagcattcagataaacatgtattttttactatttgtatatatatatatatatatatatatatataattaaaaaaataaataactaaataattcATCAAGGAGACGATTTCAAAATCGTTTGGCTCAAGAATCGCGATTTGTAATGATCGATTTTTCCCCCAGCCCTACTAAAAATGACATCAAGgaggcattaaagtaatccatatgactccagtggttaaatctatatcttctgaagggatatgataggtgacggttagaaacatatcaatatttaagtcctattttactatcaatctccacctttgaccagccccgactgATAGGtggcagaatgtgaaagtgtagatttacagctaaaaaaggacttacatttttatctttttctcaccctcacctatcataacacttcagaagatatggatttaaccactggagtcttatgggttacttttatactaccttttgggccttcaaagttctggtcaccattcacttgcattgtgaggaccaacagagctgaaatttcatcttcaagtcatacacatctgggatggcatgagggtgagcaaattataagagaattttcatttttgggtgaactatccctttaagtgaaatTCCAACATTCTTGATAGTTGTCGTGAGATTCACCCCAGTGCTAGCATTATGAGCGACTTCTGAGCGTACCGTGGAATTGAAGGCTGTGTTGCTAGAACAGTGGCTATGACGTTGGACTTTTGCGGAGGGTCCTCTATATCTGGTCTGAGCTCATCTTCTGATTTCAGTCTTCGACGGACGGGTTTGGGAGGCGGGGCCAATGGAGTGGATACTTTGGCCTGCAGAGAATGCCTAATTATTGACAACAGTGCAAACAAATTTGGAAAATGGAATATTGGTTGGCACAGACTGACTTACAGAGTTGACAGTGGCTGCATTTCTTTCCTCTTCCTGAACATTGTTCTTCACTGTTCTAATCGTCCCAGCAGCTTCTGCACATCTTTCTGCCTGTACAAAATAAagcgaaaaaataaaataaaaatacattaaaataaaatacttaaaaagGCACAGTCAGAGTAACTGCTCTGTACAGAATTTAAACCAAGACAATTGTATGACCCTATTTACATTGTGAACATACTTGGTTGTACTGTACATGATTCATTGGTGCAAGTTTTAcctaagaaaaaaaatgttgtcttcataatcttttaaAACTTGAAAACACCTAACCCACCAAGCACTTTTAATCCAACTACCTGTTACACAGAGACCACTTCCATGTTCCAATCAAGTcctgatactgtatataaaatcaaGCCCTGGcctacattttttccacattgaaTAGCCTGTTTCACCTGTAAAATGCACTGAGGATGTGGTTTCACGTTGACTTGAATTGTGTATATTTACCTGTCCACAGTCAGATAGTTTCTCTGCATCATCTGCCGGCTGGTCCACAGCAAAAGCCTGAAACTGGCTGAAGTCAGCAAAGTTAGGCTGTTCTGGCATTTGCTGAGGTGATGTGCTGGTATGTGTTGGAAGACCGTCTCCCTCTACCGAACGGTGACCTAGTGGCACTGATGTCTGGGAATTTGAACATTACATATGGCCTAATTCCTTGAAGGAAAAAAGCTTTTTCTATGGTCTAATTTAGCCAAAAAAGCATAATAATTAGAATAGTGATTCTCAATTGATTTTGCTtcagattttactttggacattaagagtgacccaacacagtaccaaaactgtttattctaccaaaataacaaaaatgtccttaaaggaatggttcccccaaaaatgaaaattctctcatcatttactcaccctcatgccatcccagatgtatataacttttccttcttttgcagaacacaaacaaagatgtttagaagaatatttcagctgtgtaggtcttcacaatgcaagtgaatggtgacaaaaaaatgttaagctccaaaaagcacataaaggcagcataaaagtaatccataatactatgtgatccatgtcttcttaagtgatacagtcagttttgggtgagaaacagaccaaaatgtaacaaattttcactctaaatcagcagtctccttgcgATCACGatatcaagctcgattacacttcctagcaccatctcgAACTcagcgcatgtgtcaagcactagaagtgtaatcaagcttgaaatcgtgatcaCACCCAGAGACTGCaacggcaagatgtacagtgggaaaaaaagttgttttggtctgttctcacccaaatctaattggatcgcttcagacgatatggattaaaccactggagtcttattgattagttttatgctacatttatgtgctttttggagcttcacagttttggtcaccattcacttgcattgtgtagaccaacagagctgaggcattcttctaaaaacatctgtttgtgttctgcagtagaaacaaaatcatacacatctgggatggcatgagggtgagtaaatgatgagagaattttcatttttaggtgaactattcctttaaaaccaaacactgaaatatattaatattatcatgAATTGCATGCACCCAACATTTGCAAAACTATAAACACTGATGTAGGCTGAACAGAAAAATGGATAAAGTCTAGCACATGGAACAAACACTAGGCCAAATATTATATTAGTATTAGCCattttaccaagtgacagatgaatttgtgtcaAAATAGTGTAGAGTTTCATTGGACAGCTTTTGACGTACACAACAAAATGTATGGCAAGTATTTTGTCCTCCCTTTAAAAAGATGatttaagcctatttattttggtCTCCAAACTATGCATGCTCAGTTGTGTTTAGCACTGTTATCATTGCTGTTTGTGACCTTATCAAAAAAGACCTGCAACGCACTGCATTATTTAGTTGTCAACTCCATGCTGTACCTGTGTAGGCAGTGGTCTTGGAGGTACTGCTGGAGGAAAGGCCACTGCACCTGCCTGCTGAGAACCTGCTGAAAAAGTAGTTCCAAAAGAGAACTTCAGTTTTTCCAActgcacacaaacaaaacaagaagCTAAGATCTATCTGATAGCAGCACTTTTGTATGCGCACATTTACCTGCAGGAACAGCAGCAAATGTTCTGTTCATGTCTAGAGATGAGGAACGTGAATGGGAAGCGTGGGGGCGGGGTGGAGGTGGGGGCGGAGCCACAACTTTCAGTCCCTCCGAAGATGTCCCAGAATGAGACCTGCAAAAgcagttaaaataattaaaaggtaCCACTATGAGCTGTGTATTTGGTGGGGCAACTTCAGTATAACCACGATTTCCCTGATATTTCATGCCTCATATATGCTTCATCTTACAAAGATAAACCCAAAAACAACAAtgataaaacattaaacaaaaactCAAGAAATGTGCCATCCACAAGAAACAGCAGAATTACCTTTGCCTGTTCACAGCACTGGAAATGGGTTCTTGATCCGATGTAAATGAATCTGAGCTGCTATAGCCATCTCCTGCAGGAGGGAAGGGTAATAGGTCTGAATCCATTACATGAGAATATTTCCTTTCAGTCAATTTCATGCTTTCAACTCAGAATGAGCCTGGAACAACCCAGATGAACTTACCGACAGTAGTACCAGGAAACTTAATTGCTGTTGCTAGCTTAGCTTCATCCGTTAGCTCTGGAGGTTTAGCCATTAGTGGACTAGTTGGATGTGTGTGCTCTGTAAAAGCAACAGTGGATAAACCAAACAATTTAAAACCAAAAGTATTACAAATTTACACTCAGCAACCATGCAAATGATGAGATTTCTGTCCAGAAACACTTTTAAGAGATGGTCGCAGTGCAAATTGTTCACTTGGGGGTCACAAAAAagaattaaagagatagttcacccaaaaatgaaaatttctctgaacaacaaaatacatttcagtctgttcctcacacaaagcgtcatatggcttcagaagatgagGAATGCTGAACATAagttttatggactacttttaaggtacatttattatttatttttttctctagaGCTTCACGGCAAAAATCTAGCGGCAGCTAGATTTTTAACTGGGATGAAAAAGAGGGATTATATTTCCCCTGGCTTCCCGTTAAGTTCATAACTGATTTTAAAATCGCTGTCTATGTGTATAAGGCCCTTTCTGGTCTCGCACCTAAATACATTAGTGACCTTCTGCACACTTACTCTCCTCCAAGAATGCTCAGATCTGGTAATCAACTTCTTTTATCTGTCCCCCATTCACACTACAACTCAAAGGGTGATCGGGCCTTTTCTGTTGTTGCTCCAAAACTTTAGAATAGCCTGCCCTTTCATGTGAGGTCTGCTCCATCCTTATCTATTTTTAAATTTGTCCTTAAATCTTAtttttatgaattgtattttgaaACGATATAatggattgttttatttatttgaagatcaatatgcattttataaaagaaCGTACCACTTCCAGTTCTCTTGAGCTCCATCTCTTGCATGTGGATCTTGCTGGGGGTCATGCGAATGGGCACAGGGTGGACTATTGCTGTATCCTACAATGAAACAAGCATATCAACTGCTGCTACTGTAAAACTCTAAAtgcttttcactgaacataatgAAGATTAAACATGTCAATCATTTAGCAATGAGCATGATCaatacttaaagggacagttcacccaaaaatgaaaattctctcatcatttactcacactcatgccatccaacatgtgtatgactgactttcttcagcagaacacaaacaaagatttatagaagaatatttcagccttttttttcagctgaatgaggcatctatgtatgattaTCTATGCTCCTGTTTTTCACACAccagttctcacgtgaacttgCCAACGAGCTTAACCTCGATCCTCGTaaatttttataaaacattttttaaatattgatctatttctaacACACACCcagcgtttcacttcagaagacattaattagaccactggaatcgtatggattatttttatgatggctatatgtactttttggCATTTCaaaagttggcacccattcacttgcattgtatggacctacagagctgaaatattcttctaaaaatcttcatttgtgttcgaaGAAGAAAGAGTGTTctgtgtcatacacatctgggatggcatgagggtaagtacattatgagagaatttttatttttggatgaactaagcttttaaatggatagttcacccaaaaataaaaattctgccttcatttactcacccttatgtcgttacaaacccatatgactttctctcatccttggaacacaaaaggagatcttaggcagaatgacaacctcaaacaccattcactttcattttactaACACTCTGCCTAACGCCTCCTATTGTGttcagggaaaaaataaaatcatgcagatttgggatgacatgagagtgagtaaatgatgtcagaaatttcatctattcctttaagaacccgGCATTGGGTTATAAACTAAAGACACACCATTTCATTTGGCAAGCATATGCCATGAAAAGTCTTCAAGAACAGCACTGTCAAAGGACAGCCAGCAGAGACATCATTTGGATTACATGATATAAAAGGAAGAGCATGATAGAATTATCGATAAGCTCAGCAAGCAAAAGAAACAAACCAATCATCTGATGATGGCACTGTAGCTGTGAATTTATCCTGAGCACATGCGCTCTCAGAGGGAATTTCAAGAGTACAGGGTTAATGGATATCATTAATATGAAAGAGCACTGAGTGATTGACTTACAGGGTCAGCTGGTGCAATGTTAGAATCAAATTGGGTCAGAGTTTGTGAGCTTGAGGAGCGTTCACTAAAAGTCTCCCACTGCTGGAGAGACAGAGCAGAGACATGTCAGCATGGTGGAGCCACTTCACTCCTCACACACGCAAACAGAGGCCataataaaacaaagaaagaCCATCATTGACAGGAGTACAAAGAGAATTCTAGGAAGTGAAAACTCCGATGACCAACTGCGTTGTACTGGTGCGTGTGATCTGATGTCCACGGAGTAACTATTGTTTTCCTAATTCCtaatgggtgtgggtgtgtgggtgtgggggGGGGTTAACACTTTTCCCCCCTTATAATTTACATTAATCAAACTTGAAGGAAAAAGGTtaataaaattgtgatttccaaacTAGTTTAACAGAATAATACTgttctgttttaaaataatttcaagaagtgtgtaacaattattattttgttttgtaaaaatacgttttcctgtcccagcttaatgtgcagagacaactataagcatgCCATTCATTATACAAAGGAACACtgatcaaccaatggcgtgagtttggggcaggactacccGTTTGCTTGACCAATGTTAGAGGGTGAGGGAACTATTGTCATCAATTTTTCATCATcacttttgcaattctgtttggtgatgctagtggcacaaaaactaaacaaaaactaaaatttattttaaattaagacTTAAAAGatttgaagaaaaatgtgaatccaggttgttttgactacaaggTCACTGCATTCTCTGACAACACAATGAAGCACTGAGTGTCAAAACAATTTTAATGAGAATGTAACATGGGGAGATGAAAGTATGCTTTGCCAGCACCTTTTCCTCCTCCCACCCAGAAGCAGAAAAAGAGTGTCAGTGATAGAGATTTTTTTCACACTGAAAGAGTACATGGAATACTCCAAACCTCATTACTCTGGTTGAGCTCAGGCCAGTTCTGGTTGAGGGAAGGCATGGAGGGAGACTTATTTGGAGTGACCTCTACAGGGGAAGCAGAGAAGCCCACCTCAGGGGCAGGTTCTGAGACTCCTGAAACATACAGACCGATTAGAAGGATTGTACAGACTTTGTACAGACCcctgaaagtgaatggagaaatCCTGTGAACCCGTTATCAGTATAATATCCATCTAAAAGATTAGATTTTGAAATGTTGCTTATGGAAAAGACCTGGCAACTAGCTAGATACAGTAGAACTAGGAATATTCTAGGAAACCCTAGAACGCATGTGTGTGTCAAAAGTGTCCTCGCGTCTAGTTTTTAGGAcatcatttttaaatgaagtgGTTCTTTGATCTGTCTCTCAAGATATTCCTCAATTAAGGTATTTTCTATCAAGTGAAGGGACTTTAACATTTAGTtgagtatttatttgtat
The nucleotide sequence above comes from Myxocyprinus asiaticus isolate MX2 ecotype Aquarium Trade chromosome 25, UBuf_Myxa_2, whole genome shotgun sequence. Encoded proteins:
- the LOC127416043 gene encoding ralBP1-associated Eps domain-containing protein 1-like isoform X3, which codes for MESLTLSDVEQKYYSELFLSCDVDNAKKVASNGKVLDLFRSAQLSNELVHQITELCGATRLGHFGRSQFYIALKLIALAQSGLPLRLESLNSVRDLPLPRFVMSKNEQEARHAVMFADAENQGPYSGVIPRPPGRVQTKKVSAHEMIQPCVATVDPQPDTTSPVVSPHQSPPTSPHSWRKHKRQASGGNVDRQHSVPGVVWPPFREAQPGPVTGDGMWSAQSPPPVQESWVSFTDTPPSSTLPMHPSSAQPESTTVRTVPSAMTTNEIQRQTSGYDDPWKITDEQRQYYINQFKTIQADLTGFIPGSAAKEFFTKSKLPILELSHIWELSDFDKDGALTLDEFCAAFHLVVARKNGYDLPEKLPESLMPKLIDLDDSAGVSEPAPEVGFSASPVEVTPNKSPSMPSLNQNWPELNQSNEWETFSERSSSSQTLTQFDSNIAPADPDTAIVHPVPIRMTPSKIHMQEMELKRTGSEHTHPTSPLMAKPPELTDEAKLATAIKFPGTTVGDGYSSSDSFTSDQEPISSAVNRQRSHSGTSSEGLKVVAPPPPPPRPHASHSRSSSLDMNRTFAAVPAAGSQQAGAVAFPPAVPPRPLPTQTSVPLGHRSVEGDGLPTHTSTSPQQMPEQPNFADFSQFQAFAVDQPADDAEKLSDCGQAERCAEAAGTIRTVKNNVQEEERNAATVNSAKVSTPLAPPPKPVRRRLKSEDELRPDIEDPPQKSNVIATVLATQPSIPRSIGKDKKAIQASIRRNKETNTVLARLNSELQQQLKDLLEERISLEVQLEQLRPFSHL
- the LOC127416043 gene encoding ralBP1-associated Eps domain-containing protein 1-like isoform X5, which encodes MESLTLSDVEQKYYSELFLSCDVDNAKKVASNGKVLDLFRSAQLSNELVHQITELCGATRLGHFGRSQFYIALKLIALAQSGLPLRLESLNSVRDLPLPRFVMSKNEQEARHAVMFADAENQGPYSGVIPRPPGRVQTKKVSAHEMIQPCVATVDPQPDTTSPVVSPHQSPPTSPHSWRKHKRQASGGNVDRQHSVPGVVWPPFREAQPGPVTGDGMWSAQSPPPVQESWVSFTDTPPSSTLPMHPSSAQPESTTVRTVPSAMTTNEIQRQTSGYDDPWKITDEQRQYYINQFKTIQADLTGFIPGSAAKEFFTKSKLPILELSHIWELSDFDKDGALTLDEFCAAFHLVVARKNGYDLPEKLPESLMPKLIDLDDSAGVSEPAPEVGFSASPVEVTPNKSPSMPSLNQNWPELNQSNEDTAIVHPVPIRMTPSKIHMQEMELKRTGSEHTHPTSPLMAKPPELTDEAKLATAIKFPGTTVGDGYSSSDSFTSDQEPISSAVNRQRSHSGTSSEGLKVVAPPPPPPRPHASHSRSSSLDMNRTFAAVPAGSQQAGAVAFPPAVPPRPLPTQTSVPLGHRSVEGDGLPTHTSTSPQQMPEQPNFADFSQFQAFAVDQPADDAEKLSDCGQAERCAEAAGTIRTVKNNVQEEERNAATVNSAKVSTPLAPPPKPVRRRLKSEDELRPDIEDPPQKSNVIATVLATQPSIPRSIGKDKKAIQASIRRNKETNTVLARLNSELQQQLKDLLEERISLEVQLEQLRPFSHL
- the LOC127416043 gene encoding ralBP1-associated Eps domain-containing protein 1-like isoform X2, which gives rise to MESLTLSDVEQKYYSELFLSCDVDNAKKVASNGKVLDLFRSAQLSNELVHQITELCGATRLGHFGRSQFYIALKLIALAQSGLPLRLESLNSVRDLPLPRFVMSKNEQEARHAVMFADAENQGPYSGVIPRPPGRVQTKKVSAHEMIQPCVATVDPQPDTTSPVVSPHQSPPTSPHSWRKHKRQASGGNVDRQHSVPGVVWPPFREAQPGPVTGDGMWSAQSPPPVQESWVSFTDTPPSSTLPMHPSSAQPESTTVRTVPSAMTTNEIQRQTSGYDDPWKITDEQRQYYINQFKTIQADLTGFIPGSAAKEFFTKSKLPILELSHIWELSDFDKDGALTLDEFCAAFHLVVARKNGYDLPEKLPESLMPKLIDLDDSAGVSEPAPEVGFSASPVEVTPNKSPSMPSLNQNWPELNQSNEQWETFSERSSSSQTLTQFDSNIAPADPDTAIVHPVPIRMTPSKIHMQEMELKRTGSEHTHPTSPLMAKPPELTDEAKLATAIKFPGTTVGDGYSSSDSFTSDQEPISSAVNRQRSHSGTSSEGLKVVAPPPPPPRPHASHSRSSSLDMNRTFAAVPAGSQQAGAVAFPPAVPPRPLPTQTSVPLGHRSVEGDGLPTHTSTSPQQMPEQPNFADFSQFQAFAVDQPADDAEKLSDCGQAERCAEAAGTIRTVKNNVQEEERNAATVNSAKVSTPLAPPPKPVRRRLKSEDELRPDIEDPPQKSNVIATVLATQPSIPRSIGKDKKAIQASIRRNKETNTVLARLNSELQQQLKDLLEERISLEVQLEQLRPFSHL
- the LOC127416043 gene encoding ralBP1-associated Eps domain-containing protein 1-like isoform X4, translating into MESLTLSDVEQKYYSELFLSCDVDNAKKVASNGKVLDLFRSAQLSNELVHQITELCGATRLGHFGRSQFYIALKLIALAQSGLPLRLESLNSVRDLPLPRFVMSKNEQEARHAVMFADAENQGPYSGVIPRPPGRVQTKKVSAHEMIQPCVATVDPQPDTTSPVVSPHQSPPTSPHSWRKHKRQASGGNVDRQHSVPGVVWPPFREAQPGPVTGDGMWSAQSPPPVQESWVSFTDTPPSSTLPMHPSSAQPESTTVRTVPSAMTTNEIQRQTSGYDDPWKITDEQRQYYINQFKTIQADLTGFIPGSAAKEFFTKSKLPILELSHIWELSDFDKDGALTLDEFCAAFHLVVARKNGYDLPEKLPESLMPKLIDLDDSAGVSEPAPEVGFSASPVEVTPNKSPSMPSLNQNWPELNQSNEDTAIVHPVPIRMTPSKIHMQEMELKRTGSEHTHPTSPLMAKPPELTDEAKLATAIKFPGTTVGDGYSSSDSFTSDQEPISSAVNRQRSHSGTSSEGLKVVAPPPPPPRPHASHSRSSSLDMNRTFAAVPAAGSQQAGAVAFPPAVPPRPLPTQTSVPLGHRSVEGDGLPTHTSTSPQQMPEQPNFADFSQFQAFAVDQPADDAEKLSDCGQAERCAEAAGTIRTVKNNVQEEERNAATVNSAKVSTPLAPPPKPVRRRLKSEDELRPDIEDPPQKSNVIATVLATQPSIPRSIGKDKKAIQASIRRNKETNTVLARLNSELQQQLKDLLEERISLEVQLEQLRPFSHL
- the LOC127416043 gene encoding ralBP1-associated Eps domain-containing protein 1-like isoform X1 is translated as MESLTLSDVEQKYYSELFLSCDVDNAKKVASNGKVLDLFRSAQLSNELVHQITELCGATRLGHFGRSQFYIALKLIALAQSGLPLRLESLNSVRDLPLPRFVMSKNEQEARHAVMFADAENQGPYSGVIPRPPGRVQTKKVSAHEMIQPCVATVDPQPDTTSPVVSPHQSPPTSPHSWRKHKRQASGGNVDRQHSVPGVVWPPFREAQPGPVTGDGMWSAQSPPPVQESWVSFTDTPPSSTLPMHPSSAQPESTTVRTVPSAMTTNEIQRQTSGYDDPWKITDEQRQYYINQFKTIQADLTGFIPGSAAKEFFTKSKLPILELSHIWELSDFDKDGALTLDEFCAAFHLVVARKNGYDLPEKLPESLMPKLIDLDDSAGVSEPAPEVGFSASPVEVTPNKSPSMPSLNQNWPELNQSNEQWETFSERSSSSQTLTQFDSNIAPADPDTAIVHPVPIRMTPSKIHMQEMELKRTGSEHTHPTSPLMAKPPELTDEAKLATAIKFPGTTVGDGYSSSDSFTSDQEPISSAVNRQRSHSGTSSEGLKVVAPPPPPPRPHASHSRSSSLDMNRTFAAVPAAGSQQAGAVAFPPAVPPRPLPTQTSVPLGHRSVEGDGLPTHTSTSPQQMPEQPNFADFSQFQAFAVDQPADDAEKLSDCGQAERCAEAAGTIRTVKNNVQEEERNAATVNSAKVSTPLAPPPKPVRRRLKSEDELRPDIEDPPQKSNVIATVLATQPSIPRSIGKDKKAIQASIRRNKETNTVLARLNSELQQQLKDLLEERISLEVQLEQLRPFSHL